One Clavibacter zhangzhiyongii genomic region harbors:
- a CDS encoding inorganic phosphate transporter, translated as MDPFILLVLVVITALAFDFTNGFHDTANAMATSIATGALKPKAAVTLSAVLNLVGAFLSIEVALTVTNAVVKIQDKTGAPDPALLEGGGSALLLIVLAGLIGGIVWNLLTWLLGLPSSSSHALFGGLIGSTLAGLGLNGVNWAGDGSKLDGVVGKVILPALMSPILAGAVAAIGTWLVFRVVGNLAGRGLDRTFRIGQIGSASLVSLAHGTNDAQKTMGVITLALIAAGGWTDTGSVPFWVKISCALAISLGTYIGGWRIIRTVGKGLVEIDTPQGMAAESSSAAVILASSHLGFALSTTHVATGSILGSGLGRPGAQVRWKVALRMVVAWVITLPAAALVGAVMWWLGHLIGGAGGGIAMTLVLVAVAVTVYVRSRKDDVGAHNVNDEWSDEKAARPAPQSADA; from the coding sequence GTGGATCCCTTCATACTGCTCGTGCTCGTCGTCATCACGGCGCTCGCCTTCGACTTCACCAACGGCTTCCATGACACGGCGAACGCGATGGCCACCTCCATCGCCACCGGCGCGTTGAAGCCCAAGGCCGCCGTCACGCTCTCCGCCGTGCTCAACCTGGTGGGCGCGTTCCTCAGCATCGAGGTCGCGCTCACGGTCACGAACGCCGTGGTGAAGATCCAGGACAAGACGGGCGCGCCCGACCCGGCACTGCTGGAGGGCGGCGGATCCGCGCTGCTGCTCATCGTGCTGGCCGGCCTCATCGGCGGCATCGTCTGGAACCTCCTCACCTGGCTGCTCGGCCTCCCGTCGAGCTCGTCGCACGCGCTGTTCGGCGGCCTCATCGGCTCGACGCTCGCGGGCCTCGGGCTGAACGGGGTGAACTGGGCGGGCGACGGCTCGAAGCTCGACGGCGTCGTCGGCAAGGTGATCCTGCCGGCGCTCATGTCGCCGATCCTCGCGGGGGCGGTGGCCGCCATCGGCACCTGGCTGGTGTTCCGCGTCGTCGGGAACCTCGCCGGGCGCGGCCTCGACCGCACCTTCCGCATCGGCCAGATCGGCAGCGCCTCGCTCGTCTCGCTCGCCCACGGCACGAACGACGCGCAGAAGACGATGGGCGTCATCACGCTCGCGCTCATCGCGGCGGGCGGCTGGACCGACACCGGGTCGGTGCCGTTCTGGGTGAAGATCAGCTGCGCGCTCGCCATCTCGCTCGGCACCTACATCGGCGGGTGGCGGATCATCCGCACGGTCGGCAAGGGCCTCGTCGAGATCGACACGCCCCAGGGCATGGCGGCCGAGAGCTCGTCGGCCGCGGTCATCCTCGCCTCCAGCCACCTCGGCTTCGCGCTCTCCACCACCCACGTCGCCACCGGCTCCATCCTCGGCTCCGGCCTCGGCCGCCCGGGTGCGCAGGTGCGCTGGAAGGTGGCGCTGCGGATGGTCGTGGCGTGGGTCATCACGCTCCCGGCCGCCGCGCTCGTCGGCGCGGTCATGTGGTGGCTCGGCCACCTCATCGGCGGTGCCGGAGGCGGCATCGCCATGACGCTGGTGCTCGTGGCCGTCGCGGTCACCGTCTACGTCCGCTCGCGCAAGGACGACGTCGGCGCGCACAACGTGAACGACGAGTGGTCCGACGAGAAGGCCGCCCGCCCCGCCCCCCAGTCCGCCGACGCCTGA
- a CDS encoding DUF3349 domain-containing protein, translating to MADSGSADAVEAHPAAERGIVQRVVGWLRAGYPSGVPDQDYVPLLGILRRSLTPEELEQVVDQLVEDATAADAAGEEIGGRQLRDRVEELLLGPALPEDLVRVSARLAAAGWPLGSPDDLHEPDPADARAAERTGLVARVVAWLRAGYPAGLPERDFVPLVALLRRRLSDDEVREVAARLAAEGGLPARRIDVADAIAGLTSEMPSDEDVERVRAYLATHGWPDGFGI from the coding sequence GTGGCCGACAGCGGATCCGCCGACGCCGTCGAGGCGCACCCCGCCGCCGAGCGCGGCATCGTCCAGCGGGTCGTGGGCTGGCTGCGCGCCGGCTACCCGTCCGGCGTGCCGGACCAGGACTACGTGCCGCTGCTCGGGATCCTCCGCCGCAGCCTCACGCCGGAGGAGCTCGAGCAGGTCGTCGACCAGCTCGTGGAGGACGCGACCGCGGCCGACGCGGCGGGCGAGGAGATCGGCGGGCGCCAGCTGCGCGATCGCGTCGAGGAGCTGCTGCTCGGGCCGGCCCTGCCGGAGGACCTCGTGCGCGTCTCCGCCCGGCTCGCCGCCGCGGGCTGGCCCCTCGGATCCCCCGACGACCTGCACGAGCCCGACCCGGCCGACGCGCGCGCCGCCGAGCGCACGGGCCTCGTCGCGCGCGTCGTCGCGTGGCTGCGCGCCGGCTACCCCGCCGGCCTCCCGGAGCGCGACTTCGTGCCGCTCGTCGCGCTGCTCCGCCGACGGCTGAGCGACGACGAGGTCCGGGAGGTCGCCGCCCGCCTCGCGGCCGAGGGCGGCCTGCCCGCCCGGCGGATCGACGTGGCCGACGCCATCGCGGGCCTCACCTCCGAGATGCCGTCCGACGAGGACGTCGAGCGCGTGCGCGCCTATCTCGCGACGCACGGCTGGCCCGACGGGTTCGGGATCTGA
- a CDS encoding alpha/beta fold hydrolase produces the protein MSESLTIDGGTLAYELSGSTGPLLVLAHGMGDSREAYRFLTPLLVEAGYRVAAVDLRGHGESSVGWAGHTRTDIAGDLIRLIEHLGGPAVLVGHSIAGGAVTIAAATAPHLVTALVELAPFTRRQSLSLSDLRDPAFRRGMRHLLGTTLLRSSREWLRYLDVAYPGIRPADHAARLERIRAMLAEPGRMAALRAMGSGTPADAGAQLGNVRCPVLVVQGGADCDWVDPRAEGEAIVAALPAGLGRLEVIEGAGHYPHTQYPAEVATAMTTFLASARA, from the coding sequence ATGTCCGAGTCCCTGACCATCGACGGCGGCACCCTCGCCTACGAGCTGAGCGGCAGCACCGGCCCGCTCCTCGTGCTCGCCCACGGCATGGGCGACAGCCGGGAGGCGTACCGCTTCCTCACGCCCCTCCTGGTGGAGGCGGGCTACCGGGTCGCCGCCGTGGACCTGCGCGGCCACGGCGAGTCGAGCGTCGGATGGGCCGGCCACACCCGCACCGACATCGCGGGCGACCTGATCCGGCTCATCGAGCACCTGGGCGGCCCCGCGGTCCTGGTCGGCCACTCCATCGCCGGCGGCGCCGTGACCATCGCCGCGGCGACGGCCCCGCACCTCGTCACCGCCCTGGTCGAGCTGGCGCCGTTCACCCGGAGGCAGTCGCTCTCGCTCTCCGACCTCCGCGACCCCGCCTTCCGCCGGGGCATGCGCCACCTCCTGGGCACGACCCTGCTGCGCAGCTCGCGGGAGTGGCTGCGGTACCTCGACGTCGCCTACCCCGGCATCCGGCCCGCCGACCACGCCGCCCGCCTGGAGCGAATCCGCGCGATGCTGGCCGAGCCCGGCCGGATGGCGGCCCTCCGGGCCATGGGCTCGGGCACCCCGGCGGACGCCGGCGCGCAGCTGGGGAACGTGCGCTGCCCGGTCCTCGTGGTGCAGGGCGGCGCCGACTGCGACTGGGTCGATCCGCGCGCCGAGGGGGAGGCGATCGTCGCCGCCCTGCCCGCCGGACTCGGTCGTCTGGAGGTCATCGAGGGCGCCGGGCACTACCCGCACACCCAGTACCCTGCCGAGGTGGCGACCGCGATGACGACCTTCCTGGCGAGCGCGCGTGCCTAG
- a CDS encoding TetR/AcrR family transcriptional regulator → MPRAGLDTASVVAAGADLADEIGFAELTMGRLAERVGVRTPSLYKHVAGQDDLTRRIAARALDEVADAIGAAIQGRAGRDALRAAAHALRGFILAHPGRYAATVGIEVTGPEDPIAVASARGLEPFVAVLRGYDLPEADATHALRALRSIFHGFATIEADGGFQWGTATDASFDWLIDLVDLGLRAKPGE, encoded by the coding sequence GTGCCTAGGGCCGGCCTCGACACGGCCTCCGTCGTCGCCGCCGGCGCGGACCTCGCCGACGAGATCGGCTTCGCCGAGCTGACCATGGGCCGGCTGGCCGAGCGAGTCGGCGTCCGCACCCCCTCCCTCTACAAGCACGTCGCCGGCCAGGACGACCTGACCCGGCGCATCGCCGCCCGCGCCCTCGACGAGGTGGCGGACGCGATCGGCGCCGCCATCCAGGGGCGCGCGGGCCGCGACGCCCTGCGGGCCGCCGCCCACGCGCTCCGCGGCTTCATCCTCGCCCACCCGGGCCGGTATGCCGCCACCGTCGGCATCGAGGTCACGGGCCCCGAGGATCCGATCGCCGTCGCGTCGGCGCGCGGGCTCGAGCCCTTCGTCGCGGTGCTCCGCGGATACGACCTCCCGGAGGCCGACGCCACCCACGCGCTGCGCGCGCTCCGCAGCATCTTCCACGGCTTCGCGACCATCGAGGCCGACGGCGGCTTCCAGTGGGGCACGGCCACCGACGCGAGCTTCGACTGGCTCATCGACCTCGTCGACCTCGGCCTGCGCGCGAAGCCGGGGGAGTAG
- a CDS encoding TetR/AcrR family transcriptional regulator, which yields MTDGATGLRERRRAETSATLTTLARRLTAERGLAGFTVEELCEQAGVARRTFFNYFASKEDAVFGRPARLDTADLEEAFVAGGDPSRDGTSPDLLADLAELCLGRWSRLDTDGTSMKDMHAAFRREPGLLVRALDASVEDEASDVRLVERREGLPEGDLRASVVVQTMAALGRASARDFLAPGNADPIDLLLRRRLDALREIAHPAPATRRPTERTP from the coding sequence ATGACTGATGGTGCAACAGGGCTGCGCGAGCGTCGCCGGGCGGAGACCTCGGCCACGCTCACGACCCTCGCGCGCCGCCTCACCGCCGAGCGCGGCCTCGCGGGCTTCACGGTCGAGGAGCTCTGCGAGCAGGCCGGCGTCGCGCGCCGCACCTTCTTCAACTACTTCGCCTCCAAGGAGGACGCCGTGTTCGGACGTCCCGCGCGCCTCGACACCGCCGACCTCGAGGAGGCGTTCGTCGCCGGCGGCGACCCGTCCCGCGACGGCACCTCGCCGGACCTCCTCGCCGACCTCGCCGAGCTGTGCCTCGGGCGGTGGTCGCGCCTCGACACCGACGGCACCTCGATGAAGGACATGCACGCCGCCTTCCGCCGCGAGCCCGGCCTCCTCGTGCGCGCGCTCGACGCGTCCGTCGAGGACGAGGCGAGCGACGTGCGGCTCGTCGAGCGCCGCGAGGGCCTGCCGGAGGGCGACCTCCGCGCGTCCGTCGTGGTGCAGACCATGGCCGCGCTCGGTCGCGCGAGCGCCCGCGACTTCCTCGCCCCCGGCAACGCCGACCCCATCGACCTCCTCCTCCGACGCCGCCTCGACGCCCTGCGCGAGATCGCGCACCCCGCCCCCGCCACCCGCCGCCCCACCGAACGGACCCCATGA
- a CDS encoding MDR family MFS transporter produces the protein MTATAPAPLLLTQRRIWIIFSALIAGMLLSSLDQTIVSTAMPTIVGELGGVDHQVWITTAYLLATTIVMPIYGKFGDVLGRRNLFLAAIAIFTLASVGCAFAGDFWSFVVFRAAQGLGGGGLMILSQSIIADIVPADQRGKYLGPLGGVFGLSAVGGPLLGGFFVDHLTWQWAFYINIPVGIAAFAIAFVTLTLPSKKATKRIDVAGVVLLSIATTCLIFFTDFGGDKAYGWGSLATWAWGLGLVVAASLFVFTEARADDPVIPLSLFRNPVFVNATAIGLALGIGMFAAIGFVPTFLQMSTGTSAAVSGLLLLPMMVGLIGMSITSGILISRTGRYRIYPIVGTLLTMLALVSMTSLTAQTPVWLICVFLFVFGLGLGLIMQVVVLVVQNAVPAAQIGTATSTNNYFREVGAALGTAVFGTLFTTRLTENLTGVFAGAGAAPGDAAASASSIDPQTLNGLPDAVRDGIVDAYADALAPVFWYLVPFIAIAFVLSLVLKQIPLSDVAGLVARGEAIGGAEAERLEAEQRAGARPGATPAQATGADAADDAARIAVPSSEERDGSRS, from the coding sequence ATGACCGCCACCGCCCCGGCGCCCCTCCTGCTCACGCAGCGGCGCATCTGGATCATCTTCTCGGCGCTCATCGCCGGCATGCTCCTGTCGAGCCTCGACCAGACCATCGTCTCCACCGCGATGCCGACCATCGTCGGCGAGCTCGGCGGCGTCGACCACCAGGTCTGGATCACCACGGCCTACCTGCTCGCCACCACGATCGTCATGCCCATCTACGGCAAGTTCGGCGACGTGCTCGGGCGGCGGAACCTGTTCCTCGCGGCCATCGCGATCTTCACGCTCGCCTCGGTCGGCTGCGCGTTCGCGGGCGACTTCTGGTCGTTCGTGGTGTTCCGCGCGGCGCAGGGCCTCGGCGGCGGCGGGCTCATGATCCTGTCGCAGTCGATCATCGCCGACATCGTGCCGGCCGACCAGCGCGGCAAGTACCTCGGCCCGCTCGGCGGCGTCTTCGGCCTCTCGGCCGTCGGCGGCCCGCTCCTCGGCGGCTTCTTCGTCGACCACCTCACCTGGCAGTGGGCGTTCTACATCAACATCCCCGTGGGGATCGCGGCGTTCGCCATCGCCTTCGTCACGCTGACCCTGCCGAGCAAGAAGGCGACGAAGCGGATCGACGTGGCGGGCGTGGTGCTCCTCTCCATCGCGACGACGTGCCTCATCTTCTTCACGGACTTCGGCGGCGACAAGGCCTACGGCTGGGGCTCGCTCGCGACCTGGGCCTGGGGCCTCGGGCTCGTGGTGGCGGCGTCGCTGTTCGTGTTCACGGAGGCGCGGGCGGACGATCCCGTGATCCCGCTGAGCCTCTTCCGCAACCCCGTCTTCGTGAACGCCACGGCCATCGGCCTCGCGCTCGGCATCGGCATGTTCGCCGCCATCGGCTTCGTGCCGACGTTCCTGCAGATGTCCACCGGCACCTCGGCGGCGGTCTCGGGGCTGCTGCTCCTGCCGATGATGGTGGGCCTCATCGGCATGTCGATCACGTCGGGCATCCTCATCAGCCGCACCGGCCGGTACCGGATCTACCCCATCGTCGGCACGCTGCTGACGATGCTGGCGCTGGTGTCGATGACCTCGCTCACCGCCCAGACGCCGGTGTGGCTGATCTGCGTGTTCCTCTTCGTCTTCGGGCTGGGGCTCGGCCTCATCATGCAGGTGGTCGTGCTCGTGGTGCAGAACGCGGTTCCCGCCGCGCAGATCGGCACGGCGACCAGCACGAACAACTACTTCCGCGAGGTGGGCGCCGCGCTCGGCACGGCCGTGTTCGGCACGCTGTTCACGACGCGGCTCACCGAGAACCTCACGGGCGTCTTCGCCGGGGCGGGGGCGGCCCCGGGCGACGCGGCGGCCTCGGCCAGCAGCATCGACCCGCAGACGCTGAACGGGCTGCCGGACGCGGTGCGCGACGGGATCGTGGACGCGTACGCCGACGCGCTGGCGCCCGTGTTCTGGTACCTCGTGCCGTTCATCGCCATCGCATTCGTGCTCTCGCTCGTGCTCAAGCAGATCCCGCTGTCGGACGTCGCCGGTCTCGTGGCCCGCGGCGAGGCGATCGGCGGCGCGGAGGCGGAGCGGCTCGAGGCGGAGCAGCGCGCGGGTGCGCGACCCGGCGCGACCCCCGCGCAGGCGACCGGAGCGGACGCGGCCGACGACGCCGCGCGGATCGCGGTGCCGTCGAGCGAGGAGCGCGACGGGTCCCGCAGCTGA
- a CDS encoding SRPBCC family protein yields the protein MSEPIVITRTFAAPRERVFVAWTTPADFSAWFGTAAVEVPLDTLRMDVREGGAWSAVMRLPDGGSIDWAGEYVEVDRPARLAMTMTDRPDEPAGEPLTVDLEEVAGGATRMTVTQTAGEFTPEQREMTIQGWSSFLDVMEGLVAPTA from the coding sequence GTGAGCGAGCCCATCGTCATCACCCGCACGTTCGCCGCCCCGCGGGAGCGCGTCTTCGTCGCGTGGACCACGCCGGCCGACTTCTCCGCCTGGTTCGGCACCGCCGCCGTCGAGGTCCCGCTCGACACCCTGCGCATGGACGTGCGCGAGGGCGGCGCGTGGAGCGCGGTGATGCGGCTGCCCGACGGCGGATCCATCGACTGGGCCGGCGAGTACGTCGAGGTCGACCGGCCGGCGCGCCTCGCGATGACGATGACCGACCGGCCCGACGAGCCCGCGGGCGAGCCGCTCACGGTGGATCTCGAGGAGGTCGCCGGCGGCGCGACGCGCATGACGGTGACGCAGACCGCGGGCGAGTTCACGCCCGAGCAGCGCGAGATGACGATCCAGGGGTGGAGCTCGTTCCTCGACGTGATGGAGGGGCTGGTCGCACCGACGGCCTAG
- a CDS encoding helix-turn-helix domain-containing protein produces MLASWPEDLGNVARQRRQDLGLSQEELAHRSGVTRQWLTRFETAKGDAALSKVMRVLRELDLRLEVEAKAPWVAGANGRRAHRSSADGEEALAALMARVGQEPASHLVASGSRAAEEFLRRNHDVRSMVEKIGKAGEAPASKDIASAPGSKQPRP; encoded by the coding sequence GTGCTCGCGAGTTGGCCAGAAGATCTAGGGAACGTCGCGCGTCAGCGCCGCCAGGATCTCGGACTCTCGCAGGAGGAGCTCGCCCATCGCTCGGGCGTGACGAGGCAGTGGCTCACGCGATTCGAGACCGCGAAGGGTGACGCGGCCCTGTCCAAGGTGATGCGTGTCCTGAGGGAACTCGATCTCCGCCTCGAGGTCGAGGCGAAGGCGCCGTGGGTCGCCGGTGCGAATGGACGTCGAGCTCATCGCTCCTCGGCCGATGGCGAGGAGGCCTTGGCGGCGTTGATGGCCAGGGTCGGCCAGGAGCCCGCGTCCCACCTCGTCGCATCAGGCTCACGCGCGGCCGAGGAGTTCCTCCGTCGAAACCACGACGTGAGGTCGATGGTCGAGAAGATCGGCAAGGCGGGCGAGGCCCCCGCCAGCAAGGACATCGCTTCCGCTCCCGGCTCGAAGCAGCCGCGTCCGTGA
- a CDS encoding HipA domain-containing protein, translating to MLDVYLHGGLAAKLERSAPLRYRLEYDAAWLAVGGPSISLSLPTARRVHTGAPLVNFLDNLLPEDDAVRRSWAREDDSGSVEPFHLLSSHGADVAGALEFHPEGTPARTDGSLVALADAQIADRIRAIREDREPGAGAGVRPGQFSLAGAQGKFALARSDGAWHEPTGAQPSTHIFKPRVRGMEDAELVEHVTMTAAAVLGLDAAATEIRSFADQHSLVVTRFDRYLDERGATIRIHQEDLVQALGLPAFRKFEERGGPSVVSIRRILDRIDDGEVRAAAKERFMQHLLFSWMVLDTDAHAKNYSLRRWSTGFDLAPMYDASSFLPYIETGGGDASNLRAAFDATLLATRLVDSYRVGDMGAFQWAAVARDMGLDGESFLAWGRDVAAALPAVFGAVIGEMDSSFQTAVVERLSERMTVRSNQVLEVLGRSVPV from the coding sequence GTGCTCGACGTCTACCTCCATGGGGGCTTGGCAGCGAAGCTGGAACGAAGCGCGCCTCTGCGATACCGCTTGGAGTACGACGCTGCCTGGCTGGCTGTCGGGGGACCGTCCATCTCCCTGTCGCTTCCGACGGCGCGCCGTGTCCACACCGGCGCGCCGCTTGTGAACTTCCTGGACAACCTGCTTCCTGAGGACGACGCGGTACGGAGATCCTGGGCTCGGGAGGATGACTCCGGGTCTGTAGAGCCGTTCCATCTGCTCAGCTCTCATGGTGCTGATGTGGCGGGCGCTTTGGAGTTCCATCCCGAGGGGACCCCCGCCCGGACCGACGGCTCCCTGGTCGCGCTCGCGGACGCCCAGATAGCCGACCGGATCCGCGCGATCCGAGAGGACCGGGAGCCGGGAGCCGGGGCCGGTGTTCGACCGGGGCAATTCTCACTCGCTGGAGCACAGGGCAAGTTCGCCTTGGCGCGTTCGGACGGGGCGTGGCACGAGCCGACCGGGGCGCAGCCGTCCACGCACATCTTCAAACCACGGGTTCGAGGAATGGAAGACGCTGAGCTCGTCGAGCACGTCACCATGACCGCTGCTGCGGTGCTGGGGCTGGACGCAGCTGCGACGGAGATCAGGTCATTTGCCGATCAGCACTCACTGGTGGTCACGAGATTCGACAGATACCTCGACGAGCGAGGCGCGACGATACGGATCCACCAGGAGGACCTCGTCCAGGCGCTCGGGCTCCCGGCATTCCGCAAATTCGAGGAGCGTGGGGGGCCGAGCGTGGTCTCGATTCGAAGAATCCTTGATCGGATCGACGACGGCGAGGTTCGTGCGGCTGCCAAGGAGCGGTTTATGCAGCACCTGCTCTTCTCGTGGATGGTGCTCGACACCGATGCCCACGCGAAGAACTACTCCCTGCGCCGCTGGTCGACCGGATTCGATCTGGCGCCCATGTACGACGCATCCTCCTTCCTGCCCTACATCGAGACAGGCGGAGGTGACGCAAGCAACCTGCGCGCCGCCTTCGACGCGACTCTTCTGGCGACACGACTTGTGGATTCCTACCGAGTCGGAGACATGGGCGCGTTCCAGTGGGCTGCTGTCGCTCGCGACATGGGTCTCGACGGCGAGAGCTTCCTGGCATGGGGTCGAGACGTCGCCGCCGCTCTCCCCGCCGTGTTCGGAGCGGTTATCGGTGAGATGGACTCGTCTTTCCAGACGGCGGTGGTCGAGCGGTTGTCGGAACGGATGACGGTGAGGTCGAACCAGGTACTCGAAGTGCTGGGGCGCTCGGTCCCCGTGTGA
- a CDS encoding histidine-type phosphatase translates to MRHRTRRPLASASALVLALGLAVGGSALPALAATGAATGTDPGAADRPHYSSKTPYLPQGTPADLAPAPAGFAPVYTESVARHGSRALSSFKYDSLTTQVWEQARSEGALTALGRTLGPEVAKLTAANERLGYGNLTGQGADQHRGIGSRVVERLPSLFAAVDAGSDTIALESSGEARATASGKAFATGLTSADPLLAGHLPTEITKDPDTLYFHKSDANADYQAYEDGPAVTAAVDAITDQPRSHEVARETLERIYAPAFVDRLAAGAYHFVDGGDGKTTVDDEVDAAMMLYNLYIIAPDMADEVSVDFDRYITSADSEWFAYLLDAEDFYSKGPAFRGSDITYRMATPLLDDFLDSMDARLAGSATAATFRFAHAETIIPFAVLLGLPGSTQQVTPEQPYAYATNAWRGETVTPMAANVQWDVYRAADGRAVVRMLADERAIPFRAGCAPIAPGSLFYDVGEVRRCLTGAATDPGATAPAGAAAGSTVPGSPAELAAADASAARGDTLAATGMSADELPFLAVLAFALGAAGITAVGMVRRPRRP, encoded by the coding sequence ATGCGCCACCGCACCCGCCGCCCGCTCGCCTCCGCCTCCGCCCTCGTCCTCGCGCTGGGGCTCGCCGTCGGCGGATCCGCCCTGCCGGCCCTGGCTGCGACCGGCGCCGCCACGGGCACCGACCCGGGGGCGGCCGACCGCCCGCACTACAGCAGCAAGACCCCGTACCTCCCGCAGGGGACGCCGGCCGACCTGGCGCCGGCGCCCGCCGGCTTCGCGCCGGTGTACACGGAGTCGGTCGCGCGCCACGGGTCGCGCGCGCTGTCGAGCTTCAAGTACGACTCGCTCACCACGCAGGTGTGGGAGCAGGCGCGTTCCGAGGGCGCGCTCACGGCGCTCGGGCGGACGCTCGGGCCGGAGGTGGCGAAGCTCACGGCCGCGAACGAGAGGCTCGGCTACGGCAACCTCACCGGTCAGGGCGCCGACCAGCACCGCGGCATCGGCAGCCGAGTCGTCGAGCGGCTGCCGTCGCTGTTCGCGGCCGTCGACGCCGGATCCGACACCATCGCGCTCGAGAGCTCGGGCGAGGCCCGCGCCACGGCGTCGGGGAAGGCGTTCGCCACGGGCCTGACCTCGGCGGATCCGCTCCTCGCCGGCCACCTGCCGACGGAGATCACGAAGGACCCGGACACGCTGTACTTCCACAAGTCCGACGCGAACGCCGACTACCAGGCGTACGAGGACGGCCCGGCGGTGACGGCCGCGGTCGACGCGATCACCGACCAGCCGCGGAGCCACGAGGTGGCCCGCGAGACGCTCGAGCGGATCTACGCGCCCGCCTTCGTCGACCGCCTCGCCGCCGGCGCGTACCACTTCGTGGACGGCGGGGACGGGAAGACCACCGTCGACGACGAGGTCGACGCCGCGATGATGCTCTACAACCTCTACATCATCGCGCCCGACATGGCCGACGAGGTCTCCGTCGACTTCGACCGCTACATCACGAGCGCCGACTCCGAATGGTTCGCGTACCTGCTCGACGCGGAGGACTTCTACTCCAAGGGCCCCGCGTTCCGGGGCAGCGACATCACCTACCGGATGGCGACGCCGCTGCTCGACGACTTCCTCGACTCCATGGACGCGCGGCTCGCCGGATCCGCCACCGCCGCCACCTTCCGCTTCGCGCACGCGGAGACGATCATCCCGTTCGCGGTGCTCCTCGGGCTGCCGGGCTCGACGCAGCAGGTGACGCCCGAGCAGCCGTACGCGTACGCGACGAACGCCTGGCGCGGCGAGACCGTCACGCCCATGGCGGCGAACGTGCAGTGGGACGTGTACCGCGCCGCCGACGGCCGGGCCGTCGTGCGGATGCTCGCCGACGAGCGGGCGATCCCGTTCCGCGCCGGCTGCGCGCCCATCGCGCCGGGCTCCCTGTTCTACGACGTGGGCGAGGTGCGGCGCTGCCTCACGGGCGCCGCGACGGACCCCGGCGCGACCGCCCCGGCCGGTGCCGCGGCCGGATCCACGGTGCCCGGCTCCCCCGCGGAGCTCGCCGCGGCCGACGCCTCGGCCGCACGCGGCGACACGCTCGCCGCGACGGGCATGTCCGCCGACGAGCTGCCGTTCCTCGCGGTGCTGGCGTTCGCGCTCGGCGCCGCTGGCATCACCGCGGTCGGCATGGTGCGGCGGCCGCGCCGTCCCTGA
- a CDS encoding AEC family transporter, with amino-acid sequence MIGVLTGFAIIGFIIAVGYGVGRSGIAGPGAQHSLNRVAFFVATPALLFTVLAKADLHVVFSAFLLASASAVAVAAILYLIVARVLFRRPVAETTIGAASASYVNANNIGLPVAIYVLGDAQLVAPVLLLQLLVLAPTTLTILDISSRGSASVVGILTQPLRNPMIIASMLGILIAVTGLPVPDAVYEPFRLIGGAAIPIVLMAFGMSLVGRKPLAPGSGRGEIVVASAIKTLVMPLAAFLLARFAFHLDADQTFAATVIAGLPTAQNIFNFASRYERGVVLARDTVLITTVASIPVLLVVAALLAPGT; translated from the coding sequence ATGATCGGGGTGCTGACCGGCTTCGCCATCATCGGCTTCATCATCGCCGTGGGCTACGGCGTCGGCCGCTCCGGGATCGCCGGGCCGGGCGCGCAGCACTCGCTCAACCGGGTCGCGTTCTTCGTCGCGACGCCCGCGCTGCTGTTCACCGTCCTCGCGAAGGCCGACCTGCACGTCGTGTTCTCGGCGTTCCTGCTCGCGTCAGCGTCTGCGGTGGCCGTGGCGGCGATCCTGTACCTGATCGTGGCGCGCGTGCTGTTCCGGCGGCCGGTGGCGGAGACGACCATCGGCGCGGCGTCGGCGAGCTACGTGAACGCCAACAACATCGGGCTGCCGGTGGCGATCTACGTGCTCGGCGACGCGCAGCTCGTCGCGCCCGTGCTGCTGCTCCAGCTGCTCGTGCTCGCGCCGACGACGCTGACGATCCTCGACATCTCGAGCCGCGGATCCGCCTCGGTGGTCGGGATCCTCACGCAGCCGCTGCGGAACCCGATGATCATCGCGTCGATGCTCGGCATCCTCATCGCGGTCACGGGCCTGCCGGTGCCGGACGCCGTCTACGAGCCGTTCCGGCTGATCGGCGGCGCGGCGATCCCCATCGTGCTGATGGCGTTCGGCATGTCGCTCGTGGGGCGGAAGCCGCTCGCGCCGGGGTCGGGGCGCGGCGAGATCGTGGTGGCGTCGGCGATCAAGACGCTGGTCATGCCGCTCGCGGCGTTCCTGCTGGCGCGCTTCGCGTTCCACCTCGACGCCGACCAGACCTTCGCGGCGACCGTGATCGCGGGCCTGCCGACGGCGCAGAACATCTTCAACTTCGCGTCGCGCTACGAGCGCGGCGTGGTGCTCGCGCGCGACACCGTGCTGATCACGACGGTCGCGTCGATCCCCGTGCTCCTGGTGGTCGCGGCGCTGCTCGCGCCCGGGACCTAG